The Calliopsis andreniformis isolate RMS-2024a chromosome 5, iyCalAndr_principal, whole genome shotgun sequence nucleotide sequence GTTCGATAAAAAAAAGTGTGCTCAGAATTACACTGCTGGAATTGAAGGTCCTCCACGTGTAAACTAAATCACACCATAGCTACATGATCGCTTGCACGTGTCCCTCAGAAAGCAtcccaaaatattaaattacagAACCTCTCTCCATCTGTGACATCCACCACAAAATGACGGTGTTTGGACACGTGGATCTAAAAGATCCAGAGGGAAGGTATCTTTCTCGAGTAACATGGAAAGTCACATTGAAGTCGTGTCGTATTGGTTTCACGAATTGCATTGGCAGAGAACAGATGTCAGAAAGGCGTGACGCGAAGGACACCTACCGTGAAACTGTCTACGCGTGGGTGGGATCCCTATCTTTTCGAGCACGTCATTCTGCTTACAGCTTACTGCCACCTTTAATCTCGATACGATCGGACTGATAATGGACGAAACTATAAAAAATTCTTGAGATCTATCACCTTGCAGGAGAATGAACATCGTTAATCGAGATTGGGTCAAAGGGAGCCATTGATATTGAGTCTCAAGATGATGATAAAATATGTTTAAAAATTAAGTAATAATAAGGATAGCCAAGCTTGTCACAAAAGTGAATGATATTTTACTTTACTGTTACTGCCACTCTTATAATCTGAAAATTATTCCCTATAATACACAGAAGCTCCTACACATTCGAAACAAGTCTAAGAAGAAAAAGATTACTGAAACTCCCTGAAGAGGAAAAAGTGATGAGATCCTTTCCCTAAATGGGCGGAACTCTTATCACTCATGACAAACTCAGATGTTCCAAGGTGGAGTGCTCAAGAAGCTGAAGGGAAGAAAAAGAGTCAGTCATTTACCGAAAAGGGACTCGGTTTACTGGACGACTGTTCCACTAATTAATCCAGCCAGGCCGTTTGTGGGTCTCTCCTTAACACTAATGCCATAATGACCACTGTTTGCCACAGGACTGACGTAGAAATCCTGCTTCCACGTGGACGTGTACACGCAGTTACGACGGCATCTCGTCAGTCTAACGTCATAGCAGACTGTCCACTCATAGAAGGAGTGACCTACTTTTGCTTGCAAAGGAATGTCTGGAGAAGTTCAATTGAAATAATTGAACAGAGAAAATAGTAGTTAAATGGTACGTCTGTGTACATAGTGTGTACTTCCCTTTGCAATATTATCCTGAGTCAAATTTCTTAGAAGTAGACTGTTAGACAAAATAATCATAGAAGCAAAAGcttggaaaataaatagaaaaaagaTTAACCTTGTTTCAGATAAAAAttcatatataaaaatattaaaaaatgtatgatCACTCTCTTCTAATTATTCCAGAAATACCTTTCTTGGACACCACCTAAAAAAGGGAGATACAATGTTTCAGAAATTCATTTTCTCCACCACCCAAACTGAATTTTCCCTTCACATCGAAGACAATACTTCGTCACGGAATATTCATCAAAGCCTAAACGCATGTAAATTTACATACCGCCGAGGATAACTAACCACAAGGAGCGTTACATGTTCAACATTCACCTGCGTGCATCTATCGACTTAGGAACGCATCAAGAATGAATTTTGGTCGATCCAAGTTGTCGATCAAAGCCATTGTATGAGACATTGACGTAATTACAACGAGACACGTGCTCGTTGTGATTAGGAAAGCCCACGAAAATTGAGCAGACAACGTGAGTATCTGTGTGCGTACACACGTGGGTCAGGGATCTGCAATTAGGCGGAGGACGTCGCAATACGGGCTCGATTATCATTATCGATCGACCCACTATTATGTGTTCCTTTCTCTATTTTTTATTCTGTCAGAATTAGCGAATTTAGTTTAAGAATATTACACTCGGATTATGTAGCTAACAAATTACTTGAGTACTTTTGAGAACGTGATAAGAGACTGCAATATTTACTCGTTATTTTCTTTACTAATTTTATCTGTCAATTATTCCAAATTTCTCAAATTTATTTGCAATGAAACAAACAAGTTACACTAATGCAGgaactaatttaaaaaaaaatatcttcTGTCCATAAGCTTCCAGTTTTCCATAGCAAAAATTTTCTTaatatatttctatttcttTGCACTCTATTAGAGTTAGAACTCGATGTTGAATTTTGTTCATTCATCACATACGATATACACAACATAGTAAAGCTACaattaattaattgataagACTGTCTTCAAATGGGTTCACTCTTACTACACTAATGTTAGATTAATTCAACTAGAAAAATAGTCTGAAGGTCGACTTATAATTAAGTGTTGCATACCTTATATATTTTACAAGTCTTGACCTTTATTGTTGCCCCgtgaaaatttatttattcgCCGTATCAGACTTACTCGAGACGAATATATTTAGGGAGAGCCAAAGTCACTATGAATAGCACTTTTTAGCGCGATGTCACGGCAACCTTATCGCCGCTACCGTGCCCAGATATCGTGGTATCACGGACTTTTGACACGACAGGGACACGATAAATCGTACTATTGctgtttttatttcatttgcATCGCTCGCGGAGCATCGGATTATCTTCGCGCTGCGATGATCGTGAAAACAATTTCGGAGCTGGTAACGCGATGTAATTACAATTCCACGTGGTGAAAGTAAACTGAATACTGCGCTTCGAAATTAGCTTGAGTTCCCAGTGCCGCAATTAAATTGAATTCTAATTTATTGGAAGCCCATTGTAAACCATTTTCGAAGCGAGTAAATATTATCCTAACAACTACGAAACAACATAGATGAAGCACAAAAAGGTGTACTTTTACGAATGCAATAACACTTAAAAACATTAAGGGATAACAATAGCAAAAAAActagaaaaaatacaaaacatagCTTAAAGAATACAGTAATAGTAAAAGAACCAGTCTGTTCCACCCTTCGTTCAATATAACTAAAGACGTCTTCACTTCTTCAATTTAATGAAGAAAGAAAGCCACTCTGACGAACAATCTGGATCGTTCAGAGCAGCTGTTGTCTTCGTGCGTACCACGCATCAAGAACGAAATTGCGCGAGCGAAAATGCCTTTGCTTCAAGCAATTTCGTCTCGTACATCCACGCCACGGCGCATCGACTCGAAGGACTCACCAGGCGAGAGAAACTTCGTCACGAGGCACCAAAGGTATCATTAAATCCACCCTCGCGTCAGTTGGCAGGAAAGATAAAAATCGAGCATGACGTAGCGATTTTTCTGGTTAGTCGTCCATTAGTGGATATATTTGGGACAATCTAGACTGGACCCAGAAGTCAAGGTTACGTGGTAGAGAGAAGGGACTTGATGGATCGGCTAGCATGCACTCCCTCGCAAGAGGATTCTCTTCTCAGATTTCTACTCGTTTGTTCCTCCCCGTGTTCTGAGCAAAATACGGGAAACGAGGAGAAAGTCTCCTGTACAGAGCGCGTAACTAATGAGGGCTGTTCGTGGAGGAACACAGCGAATGGAAAAGTTTGGGATGGAAACAACGACAAGGAGGATGAAAGAATGGCCGACAAGGCAGGTCCCCCGACACGGATGAACAGTAATCCTTATTTACTTAGACGCAGTACGCGTAATTAACCCTTTAGCTGCTGCAAGTTTTGAGTAGAAACAGTGTGGCACACTTTATCATAGTTCTGTGTTCATCGACATAAAAAAGTAGAAACGATGGACACAGTTTCACGCTTACATTCAGATACAAGGTtcacaaaataattgaaaatatcaactgacaaaataaatagagaagaGAATATGCCCACACATTCTTTTATCAGAAATTTTAGCaagaattttatataaaaagcagcaaaaataattattaaaattactcTGACCCACACAGAGATTATAATACCATGAACTTCTTAATATTGAGACCATGTCAACCGAGGGTTAAAAATTGAGCCAGCGTAAACGCTGTATCTTACTCCATGCCACTTAATAATCACCTGGAACCCAGCCCTCCCCCAATCACAAACACACAGCCACTAAATCATGTCCTCCATCCTTCTCCCTCTCCTTAATTTATAATTCTGAATTACTCTACATAACATGAAGCATCTCGAGCAATACAATTATGCTAACTCTCCTTGCTCCCCTCAACAACGACAGACCTTCAATCACAGATCCGTAGCACGTGACCTGTAACCCAGCATCGCAGAAAAATAACTTTCGTAATCCCCTCGAATCGCTGCTCCTCGAAACTCCTCCGCGTGTTCAGTTATTTTCTCCGTCAATGACGCAAAACGTTACGTCGTATTTCGGGGCTTACTAACAAAGATTGCTCGAATGTCTCACGTTGCACGGTTCCATCTGCGTTACAGGGTATCCGAAATTGCCCTTGGCTGAATCTCTCCGAAGGTTGCCATTGCGTCACGTTCCCGTGGCTGCACACGCTCGTAAAACAATAACTCTTGGACGAGTGCGCGTCCCGCAAGACGCATTACCATAAAACGCATCTCGCTCAATGTTAGGTTCACGCGGCGCAGCCACTCAAGGCCACGAGCGAATTTATCGAACGAAAGGGAAGGTTTCATCCGTCGATCTCGCCGACGATAAATCGGattctctaaaccctcaatgcCGCGTTTTACGACGACCACCTCCACTGCTCCTCTTTAACGTCTCTCTGCTCGATTCTCAGCCGATCCAATTCACTTATAGAATCGTTCCACCTTGTTCCTCCAACCACACGAGCCATCCTATCCTGGCGCGAATCGAGCGCAAATAATTCATTTGTTTCGTTGCTGGATTCGATcggcgaattttttgaaaaattcgaCACGCTCGGAAATACATATTGAGTTATTCGGCTGGAATCGTGGGAAAATTGAAACGTAAATTGGATATCTTTCCTAATATAAATGTGTTTGGAAATGAAACTGTTCTCCTTTTTCATggtcttctttttttatttatcaCAGAATCACTGCGCTTTTGTGTGATAGTATTAAGGGGAGATTGAGCGAAAAAAATGGATATCGATTacttaatttttttctttttattccaCATTTTTTATTAGAAGAAATATATGAAGGAGTAAACAGCTTTTTTTACCAAGTTACTAAAAAATTTATGTTGCTTTCTTTCAGAGAAATATTAGTATGTATTTCAGTACGCAACCCAGGCTCGGAAAATAATTTTCCATCTTCAACTAAAAAATTCAGTATCTGCGTAGAAGTTTCTTCTCAAGACTGATTGTACAGAATACAGTGCACTTAAATCCATAACTTATGATTCCTATTTGCCAAGGGAACAGAGTATACCCAGCCACAATTTGCCCCAAAACATCCATGAAACCACCCCCTAGGATCTACTCAACGTGTCAGACTCGCGTATTCGTACTACGTTGGTGCCCTCACAAAGAATGTAATAAATCTTGCATTTTGCTCTTCGCTACCTATCTCACGCTTCCCATCGTTTCCCTTTTTCACCCTTCGGAGAGGATCCTCGGACTGTCAGGGGAGAACGAGGCTCAAGGTCGAGAATTAATTTCATTGTAATATATTGGAGCTGTTCCAGCATGGCTTCGTGGCAAATTAGCCGACGGACAGAGAAACTTGTTCGATCGACAGTGTCAACAGCTCGCGATGGGTCAACGTGGCGATTACTGTGGCCATCGCTAGGATCGTTAGCGAGACACGCGCCTTTTATCGAGCTCGTGGTCTTGGGCAAGCACTCGCGAGACGGTCAAACAGCGTTTTTATTTCCTTCGTTTAACCCTTTTACTGGGGATACATACAGGGTGCTCTACAAGTCTCTGTAAGAATTTTAGCAGAGTCTCCTACAGGTACAAATAAaactgaaacaccctgtatataaagtAATCTGTATTTATGAAGAGAAATTGTTGTAGAGTAGTTGAAAAGTTAATTTGATGATTAATATTTTTGAGAATTCCACCACTGTAAAGTTTGTTTCAACGtagaaattttttttattcttcttgatCTACCTTAATCTATATTTCCAAGGGGATTTGAATATCTTTATATACATTCTAAAAAATGATCACTGtagttaaaatttacatttggtATTTGACGCGAGAAAGCTATATTTAATATTAACAAATCTTAGTGACCAATACGTATTTACCAACTATCGTATTAATCAAATAGAGAAGTGTTCCAGCAACAAAAAAGTCGTGGAAAAATTTTCTCCGATGTTCGAGATAAACTGACAACTCAAAAGCCATCACGATTCTTTAAAATCCAAACTTGCTGGAGTTCGACCAGAAGTGTCAGACAACTGATCCTCTGGCATACGAAAAACATTTGAAAAATGGGTCGGAGATGCTTTATGGTCAGAATCTCATCTGTGGACTGTCTAAGGGCCATCTGTTTGTTCTCTTCGATCAACAGCACGCTGTCCAGCTTTCGTATCATCCCTATTGCTCGATATCTCGTCACAAACCTTCGAAGAGGCCTTCGATAGACATATCCATTCCTCGTGAACATGAACACTGGGAATCTCAGCATGGGTCTCGACAACGTATACATACGAAGGCTTCTGTTGCTCCTGTAGTCCCAGTTCATTCTATCTACGGTGAATTGCTGCAGCACACCGATACCATTTCCTGTCAGTATACTCTCCAGGATTTCTTCTGATCCTATTACCTTATACCTGTTGCAAAAATGGCGGTGCCTTTGATTCCTCTTGTGCACTGGTTCTGATGGATATAGTGAGGGTAATGGAGGGTTCTGctaaatttattttttgaaatCTTGTGATCTTGGTTCAGGAGTTTTCAATTGTTTTAGGTCAATTTTTCTCGAGATTTTTCAAGCACATTAATTTTGTATGCTATACTTTAACCAATCTTGTATGTTTAATTTTCTTATGGGAAGTTTGTGACCTTAGTTCAGGTGTTGTCGATAATTTTGATTTGGTTAGTTTCGCCTTGGGTACAGATGCTTTAGTAAACTTGGATCCTCTACTCCAAGCAGactgaatattattattctgtGGTGTACTAGGTAATATTCTGTATAATATTATACAGAGTATCTGAGGTCCTAGATTACAAGTGGAAAAGGTggtaattttatattaaaaaataaataaaaatgtgtatcaaaatttattaatttgatGTTTCACTTTCTAAACAGACGACTTCATAGTTTAACCAAGAACATGTGCATTGAAGTATGTACATTTCAAGGGAATGTGCATTCAGGAGAACGTTTCTACTTTGCAGTAGATTTATctagtcagtggtcagaccgaGAGTGTTTCTCTTACCTTATGTACACTTCAAGCGTCTAAAACTACCTCTATACATTCGCAtcttatcaaacctcaaactcaattttctcgaaaatgaaacatgatatcaaaaaattgtattctacATATATTTCCAAACTAGCTTTTCATGTTGAATTTCTCGATGTAAAGAAAATCATTTCTTAAATCCAAGTAAGCATTTATTCAACAAAATGAGAACAGTCTGATTGTACAATTGCCAACACAATTCCAATAAAAAGAAAGACAAAAATTCAAAGAAACCAAAAACTAATCAATAACCAAGGGATTATCTTTCATTCAAATCCCTCACGAATTCTTCAGAAGAATCGTTGAAATAAGAGCGAAAGATGGCTAGACCGTCGACAGGTTGACCAGAGTCACGTAATTGCTTGAGACTGTTCAACAAGCCGTCACTCTCGACTTCAGCCAGGGAGCTAGTAATCGTGCTGTTGCAAGCAATATTCATAAATAGCGAGAATACTATCCAGAAAAGCAGCACCAGCCGCAGGCCAAAGGTGCTTGGATAAGTGATGCCTTGGGAGAGCATTATCGTGCAGACATACATAAATTTTACTCGTTCCTTAATCAATCCCATATCGGATAGCTTTCTGAGCACGATCAGTAACAAGACGTAGACGACAAGCAAGAGGATCACGCACATCCAAACTAGATATTGAAATGGCATGAACATCCTAAGAAGATGATTCTGGATGTTTTTAACCCTCACGAGACCAGCAAAAGCCATGTCGCGGTACATGTACCAGCAGATGATCTCTAAATTATCTAAGACGCGCAGAACCTCTGGCTTCAGGCCAAGCATCACGTCTATGTCATGGTTAATGAGCTTCGCTAACGCATCAGGCCACGGCATGCTGATACCAGCACTGGAATCGATGCTGATGTTGTAATAATCACCGAAATGCTCGACGAGCAACGCACCCACTGCTTTCTGCGTCTCGTTTCCTAAAGGAGCCATCGgaaattgaaatgaaaattGGAGATAATGAGATCTGTCTCTCGAGGAATTTGTTATCTCTTCATTCGACGAGATTAAAATCATTTTAAACTTCGTTACACCGCGATAATAATTAATGAGAAAGAGGAATAAGTTACTTATAATGATCGACACTGTTTTCCTCAGAGAGAAAATTATTATCGAAATTTTGCgcagaaatttttaaattatgtatCGAAGTCCTGGgtagaaatttttaaattgagtattgaagttttaaTTAAAGCGCGGGAGTCGGAGGTATAACTAGATTGGAATATTTCTAGCTTCTTCCCATACTGAGTCGTCGATCAATGTAAttaattcgtggtggaggttgggATCGTTAAGTCGTTGCGATGCATATTCAATAGTTCGCTACTTCGAATAATAATTGATGCATCTCGTCCCCATGTTTCTTGAGCACCATGATAAATTACCCGGATGAGCAAGCTCCATTTTCGGGACTGCCCGCGACAAGGTTGGCGGGGTATTCATTGCCAAGGAGGAGACCTTGCTGCGATCATTTTTCAAACTCGCTTTGCTCGTCCACCCCTTACGTACGACATAAAATAAGACAATCAAGAGCAAGGGTTCTTAATAATTGAAGAATTTTCATGGACACTCTTCCGCTATCTTGTCTTAACAGAAGCAGAAATTCTGGATGCAAATGAGTTGTTTCAATGTCGCTGCAACGTGTGGTGATCGTTTATTTAAAGTAGCAAAggttaaaataatttatactgTTTAAATAGAATAGCACACTCTAAATTTTATTCTCTATGCTAAACCTTCGATAAATCCTCTAAAATTATGATAAAATCAAAATTcatatatttatgtatttttagTTTATGATTTGCTATTATAAGAGGAGttagaatttttattgaaaattcaggttaTAGACTGTCTAAAAAATAACTCTTTAGGTATTGTGGAAGTTAGTGATAAAATGATATTCTCTGATACTGTGACCGATTATAATGAAATAAAGTTTATTCAGTTTTATGATTTCAATTGACCCCCAATTTTGTTCGCGTGTTTACTTTATGATCTTGgaaggatataaatacagctcgtGACCCCTAATTCCTCAGTCGCCATCGGGACTCCGCCAGGAACAGATAGCCCTCCTAGGAAGTCCCAGGTAAGTATCTCTTGCCTTCTTAACCTCGTAAGGGTTGCAGGAGGCCTCACCCACCAACCCCTGGAGAGGGAGAGGCAGAGGAGGAGGAGGGTTTCCTAGAACCCTTATGGGATTAATGTGTCTACCCTCCTCTATTACTTTACACATTTCTGCCACCCCCTCCCCCCACATTTTCTAAAACTCTGCTTTCTTATTAACTACTTTTCTAGTTTCTAGAACCCTACTATCTACTATTTCTAATTTTGTTTGCTGCTTTTATTTGTAGCTATTATGTCTGTTTTGTATTATTGGTTCTATTCCCTACTactatttctaatttttattactGCTTCTATTCTTTACTATCATTTCTGTTCTCTGTTATTAGTTCTATTGTCTACTactatttctaatttttatcgctgcttttattttttactattatttcTGTTCTCTATTAGTGGTTCTATTTTCTACTactattttcaatatttattacTGTTTCTATTGTTTACTGTTACTTCTATTCTCTACTGCTATTTTTATTGGCCATCACCCTTTTTAGTCTCTGCTATTATTCCTATTTATCCACTGTTTTTAATCTCTACTAAAGTTCCTATCCTCCGCCGCTCTTTTTATTCTCCGCCATTGTTTTTATTTATCACCGCTCTTTCTACTCTCCCCTCTATTACCTACCTTCTATTCCCCATAATCATACCCCCCAATCCCCACCAGGGGTTCATAGCCCTCGCCATCCAAGCTCAGTAGTAAACTCTACATACTGTCATCCATTCAACAATCCACCCCCTCACTGCCCCATCCCACCGAACGCAAAATCCTCGAATACCAGCTGATCCTCGCGTCTCCACACAGCCACGCACACCGATCCACAACGATTGCTCACGTTTCAACCCGAGCGTGTCCTCTTTGCGCCAGAATCGAACGGTGTGGCCCACAACCATGCCGTACTTCACCGAGCAACCACCCCTGGGACAGAAGCGTCGAGAATCCGCGGCGAACGTCGGAATTCGAGGCACATCGGTCGCGAGCGGGCCGCAGGATCCAACAGATTTCAATGTAATCCCATCCTGGGTCACGCGAGCACGAAGGATAGTCCCGTTGCCCGCGTCGTCGAACACCAGAAACGCCACGTCCCGATTGTCGGCGCGCGACAAATCTCCCGCGAACGAACGCACCTCCTCCCTCGAGGTCTTGGTCACGAACAAGTACTGCAACGTGCGTAAACCGAATTTCCTTCGCGGGAAATGACGCCTCGAAGCGTCGACACGATCGTGCTCGATCACGATGCAACTGGGTGTAGGTTCGTGGTTTATCTGCGCTGACCTATCGGCGATTAAAATAGGTCCGTTTCGCATGAGGACTCTGGCAATCGCGTCGACTAGGCTGTCAGGCTCGGTGCAAATCACGTCCACTCGTCTTTCGAGATCGGACAGCTGGCTGCTGGTCAGGTTCGTGCAGTTTATTATGGTGTTGATAGTGGTGGGGTTGCTTGAGCGAAAGAATTGATATTTTGCTTGGGAAAATGAGATTGGGAGTATTAGGACAGGGAGGCATGGTAATGTGACAAACATCTTGTGGGTGAGTTGGAGTTGTGGGAGGAagggatggtttgggttggaagACCGACACGGAAATGACGATCGAAGTGGACGGGTGCCAAATATATGTCAGCGGATTCTATTGAAAGAACGAAAATGTATGTTTCGTTCCTGGAAACGTCGATTACGAGGGTGGTGGAGATTGCTGCGAAGTTCCTCTTGGCTTGGTTTTATGTTTCAGTCTGACGCAATACGTTCTGACAGTTTGCCACGTGAATGGGGAGAAATTACTCTCGTTGGATTCGATGCTCGATGAAAAAAATTATGAGCGGTGGGTGGATTGATATAATTGTGGGTGTGGAGTGGAAAATTGTGGCGAAAGTGGTTATTGTGAGCTGTAAATCAGTGCAAAATCTTTGCATTGCTTAGTAATTCTCGAAagataatttattaaatttgggGGAAGGGATGTAGCTATAGAATTATCTACAGGTATGATGCAATATGAATATACAATATCTACTCACAGATTTACTGCTCTGTTTTAAAATTACTAATTAATTATAAAAACGAATACAGAAAATTTTGCTTTCAATTAATTAATTTGTAACTTTTGTTCATACAGAAAGTAAAATATTTACTTTTAGCGTTTTTATTCTACATTGCTTTATCAGTAAGTAATATGAGCCATTCATTTGCAAAATCGATTAACTACAAACAACAAAGCAAAAGTGTTTCTGACGTTTCAAAGAGAAGCCCAATTGCATTCATCCTAtaattctgtacctcagagcccgAGTAACCCAcgtccttttttgttatttttcaggagagtcGAAAAACAATTcctactattaaatttccttcacttacaACGCAACTGgactaaattcctattattctaataaaacaaagagaaagcaataagatccAGTAAACATCTGAGTTTTGAAAGAAATGAATCTAGGTTACTCTAACTCCGAGGTGCAGAATTGATTACTTCTAACCAAATAAAACATTCCAATTTCTCTCCAATTTAAAGCATAAAGTCGAAGAAGTCGATCGCGCAAACTGCAACCCACCAAAGTCCCCTGTTCCTCATCGTCGCCTCAAAGGTCGCGAACACGCGTGCATCTGCGTGAGAAGCACGAAACGGTGGCACATGCAATCGCACGTGAGCGAGCCGTCTAGGCGTCGGTGCGTGGCTCTGTTTAAAACGAGAATCGTCCGTGACCCCTCGCGGTGCAGAATTTGCACGCGCTCGGGTGCAAGTGCAGGGTCAAGTGCAGCAGGCAGCTCGCCAAGTGCGTTCGCCCGACGCTGTTGTCTGCTCGCGTCGGCGATCGCACGTGATCGGGATACCCTCGAACGAAATTCTTCTTCAAACTCGATTTTCGATTCACGGGAACGCTCGTCGTATAAGCGCAAAGTGGTTTATCGCGTCCAGAGACACGTCGAGAATTCCAGCGAGCTCTAGGTTCTCTGCGCGTTTACGGAAGTCCTGACGAGCCCAACAGGCGCGAAACTTGGCGAGAAGAAGCCCTGCCGTCGGTGCTGAACCCACACGTGAGTTTCTTTTTTATCGAACTGTGCTGCGAGGCGGCCACGAGTTCGACAAGTACTGTTCCTACCGAAGTATTGATCCACTGGAGTTCCAAGAAAACTTCCCCGACAGTTGTAAAATTCTTTTTCTACTGGGTACGCGCGAACGCCGCTAACACTTTGGATCCCCTTCGCACTCTGTGAGCGATTGAACGACTCCGAGC carries:
- the LOC143179415 gene encoding uncharacterized protein LOC143179415, producing MRNGPILIADRSAQINHEPTPSCIVIEHDRVDASRRHFPRRKFGLRTLQYLFVTKTSREEVRSFAGDLSRADNRDVAFLVFDDAGNGTILRARVTQDGITLKSVGSCGPLATDVPRIPTFAADSRRFCPRGGCSVKYGMVVGHTVRFWRKEDTLGLKRNETQKAVGALLVEHFGDYYNISIDSSAGISMPWPDALAKLINHDIDVMLGLKPEVLRVLDNLEIICWYMYRDMAFAGLVRVKNIQNHLLRMFMPFQYLVWMCVILLLVVYVLLLIVLRKLSDMGLIKERVKFMYVCTIMLSQGITYPSTFGLRLVLLFWIVFSLFMNIACNSTITSSLAEVESDGLLNSLKQLRDSGQPVDGLAIFRSYFNDSSEEFVRDLNER